The following are encoded in a window of Spirochaetota bacterium genomic DNA:
- a CDS encoding tetratricopeptide repeat protein, which yields MLPAHMRRYLPEKLPGFAILLCLFVPTIHCAAGCAGARVSGDGEYRRTTASGIPLSLQFPEAMPDITKERAAEIDARPGKSLAERWMLARFHHINSPENDHLVKSVADYKAILVAGRGDGRALNNLACVYAEMEKYKDAEQLFQELLAGTDAPANAYYNLYILYRRSTRLDDGVRVLVMLKEKQPCSLYASIELGDIFFEKQDYTIAESYYRAVLGPCESNPYPIYKCAKALEAQGRHGEAEEMYTRCLAEFPYFHEAYLDYAHMLLVLERTEDAKKILNRAAGLIKK from the coding sequence ATGCTACCTGCGCATATGAGAAGATATCTGCCTGAAAAGTTACCCGGATTTGCAATTCTCCTGTGCCTGTTCGTGCCGACGATTCACTGTGCCGCGGGTTGCGCGGGTGCGCGGGTCTCGGGGGACGGCGAATACCGCCGGACGACTGCATCGGGGATTCCGCTCTCGCTCCAGTTTCCGGAGGCGATGCCGGACATCACGAAGGAGCGGGCCGCCGAAATCGACGCCCGGCCGGGGAAGAGCCTGGCGGAGCGGTGGATGCTCGCGCGCTTTCATCATATCAATTCGCCCGAGAACGATCACCTCGTAAAATCCGTGGCCGATTACAAGGCCATCCTGGTCGCGGGGCGGGGCGACGGGCGGGCGCTGAACAACCTGGCGTGCGTCTATGCCGAGATGGAGAAGTACAAGGACGCCGAACAGCTCTTTCAGGAGCTGCTCGCCGGGACCGATGCGCCCGCGAACGCCTATTACAATCTCTATATTCTCTATCGCCGTTCGACGCGGCTTGACGACGGCGTCCGGGTGCTTGTGATGCTCAAGGAGAAGCAGCCGTGCAGCCTCTACGCCTCGATTGAGCTTGGGGATATCTTTTTCGAAAAGCAAGATTACACGATCGCCGAATCCTATTATCGCGCGGTGCTGGGCCCGTGCGAATCGAATCCGTACCCCATCTATAAATGCGCCAAGGCCCTGGAAGCCCAGGGCAGGCACGGCGAGGCGGAGGAAATGTATACGCGCTGCCTGGCTGAATTTCCCTACTTTCACGAGGCGTACCTGGATTATGCCCACATGCTGCTCGTCCTGGAGCGAACCGAGGACGCGAAAAAAATCCTGAACCGGGCCGCGGGGCTTATAAAAAAATAG
- a CDS encoding beta-galactosidase — MGNEGKGVLFGVDYYPEQWDRSLWESDARRMREMGIKAARLMEFAWVLLEPREGKYDFSLFDEAIDVLAAQGIGIVLGTPTATFPYWLYEKDPAMVQVNPNRMSRDFGARREGCYNAAIYRKAAGRIVKKIAKHYGKDSRVIGWQIDNEIGHEGSDRCVCDNCARQWGGWLRKKYATIDALNRAWGTVFWGTTYSKFDQVPVPRDQVATIQNPSLYLDYYRFCSDSATAFTGEQVRILRKHIAKDQWITTNLYPAPHAPVIDMEEMLRPMDIPAYDNYPVWGDQDEPLPYFFISYALSYIRGLKDTGTFAILEQFSGFQGHVCLGYLPPEKQAVLWTDQAIARGADKIFYFRWRTAAFAQEQLCYGILDSDNSDTSRYASLRDNIREKGATYARFADTPFESQACLVYDKDNSRLIRDQYLSKGLYLSPEPYMQVGYDLECARQFAPTVLFNVNTDVKSAQGVDLSRYKLILLPLYQMASPVFVKKLEEWVRQGGHLVLGFRAGARDEKNHAVSTELPGLFAEMAGITIKRFESLNETKVKIRVGMIPAHGEVWADQIIPGTARPIARYTDRKKHYRGMPCATVNEFGKGKVYYFGTTPGPLATILLYRKVFKAAGLRPKFYGMGIEAVRRTTTDGKKLEVILNHTARTRWAGLSRLRPYSMISREIRQAR; from the coding sequence ATGGGAAACGAAGGGAAGGGAGTCTTATTCGGCGTCGATTATTACCCGGAACAGTGGGACAGGTCGCTCTGGGAATCGGACGCCCGGAGAATGAGGGAGATGGGAATAAAGGCCGCGCGCCTCATGGAATTCGCGTGGGTGCTCCTGGAGCCCCGCGAAGGAAAATACGATTTCTCGCTCTTCGACGAGGCGATCGACGTCCTTGCCGCGCAGGGAATCGGCATCGTGCTCGGTACGCCCACGGCGACATTTCCCTACTGGCTCTACGAAAAAGACCCGGCCATGGTGCAGGTGAACCCCAACAGGATGTCCCGGGATTTCGGGGCGCGGCGCGAGGGATGCTATAACGCGGCGATCTATCGCAAGGCCGCGGGAAGGATAGTGAAAAAGATCGCAAAGCATTACGGGAAAGATTCCCGGGTAATCGGGTGGCAGATCGACAACGAGATCGGACACGAGGGCTCGGACCGGTGCGTGTGCGACAATTGCGCGCGGCAATGGGGGGGCTGGCTCAGGAAAAAGTATGCAACTATTGACGCGCTCAACAGGGCCTGGGGGACCGTGTTCTGGGGGACCACGTATTCAAAGTTCGACCAGGTGCCCGTCCCGCGCGACCAGGTTGCGACCATTCAAAACCCTTCCCTCTACCTCGACTATTACCGCTTCTGTTCTGATTCGGCGACGGCCTTCACCGGGGAGCAGGTCCGAATACTGCGCAAGCATATCGCGAAAGATCAATGGATAACCACGAACCTCTACCCCGCACCGCACGCCCCCGTTATCGACATGGAGGAGATGCTGCGTCCCATGGACATCCCCGCCTATGACAACTACCCGGTGTGGGGTGACCAGGACGAGCCCCTGCCCTATTTTTTCATCTCCTATGCCCTGAGCTATATCCGCGGCCTCAAGGACACGGGCACGTTCGCGATCCTTGAGCAGTTCAGCGGATTCCAGGGCCACGTCTGCCTGGGATATCTTCCCCCCGAAAAACAGGCCGTGCTGTGGACGGACCAGGCGATCGCGCGGGGCGCAGATAAAATCTTTTATTTCAGGTGGCGCACCGCCGCGTTCGCCCAGGAACAGCTCTGCTACGGGATACTCGACTCCGACAATTCCGATACCAGCCGCTACGCCTCGCTACGCGACAATATCCGCGAAAAGGGCGCAACCTACGCGCGCTTCGCCGATACGCCCTTCGAATCACAGGCGTGTCTTGTCTATGACAAGGACAACTCAAGGCTGATCAGGGACCAGTACCTGTCCAAGGGACTTTATTTAAGCCCCGAGCCATACATGCAGGTCGGATACGACCTGGAGTGCGCGCGGCAGTTCGCCCCCACGGTCCTCTTTAACGTGAACACCGACGTAAAGAGCGCGCAGGGTGTGGACCTTTCACGCTACAAGCTCATCCTGCTGCCGCTCTACCAGATGGCGTCGCCTGTTTTCGTCAAAAAGCTCGAGGAGTGGGTCCGGCAGGGGGGACACCTTGTGCTGGGCTTCAGGGCCGGGGCGCGCGATGAAAAAAATCACGCGGTCAGCACGGAGCTCCCGGGTCTCTTCGCCGAAATGGCGGGGATAACGATAAAACGATTCGAATCCCTGAACGAGACGAAGGTGAAGATTCGTGTGGGAATGATTCCCGCGCACGGCGAGGTGTGGGCCGACCAGATCATCCCCGGAACGGCCAGGCCCATCGCGCGGTATACGGATCGCAAAAAGCATTATCGCGGCATGCCCTGCGCGACCGTGAATGAGTTCGGAAAGGGAAAGGTCTACTATTTCGGAACGACCCCGGGCCCGCTCGCGACAATCCTGCTATACCGGAAGGTGTTCAAGGCCGCGGGCCTGAGGCCGAAATTTTACGGGATGGGCATCGAGGCCGTCCGGCGAACCACGACGGACGGGAAAAAGCTGGAGGTCATCTTGAATCATACCGCGCGGACCAGGTGGGCGGGGCTTTCGCGGCTGCGACCCTACTCAATGATTTCGCGTGAAATCCGCCAGGCGAGGTGA
- a CDS encoding radical SAM protein, with protein MSHTFEMGPIRPPSEAYSVLVRVTRNCPWNRCAFCATYKDQQFSRRDTADVIHDIDSIHVLASRILESSHILGFNGLINDEVVRHARSEDAETHVSFYQQVAFWLHYGMKTAFLQDANSVLIKTTELVRILLHLRERFQTIERITSYARAKTIAKKSPDELSELRAAGLSRIHIGMESGCDEVLSLVDKGVTAVEQIEAGRKAVAAGFDVSEYYMPGLGGRERWRENAAESARVINAVNPTFIRIRSTVPLPGTPLYDLAGQGGWTPMGEDDKVREIRAFVESLHDITGTLQSDHMMNLLEDVEGTFPDGKQRILEKIDAYLSLGEDDRESFIIGRRIGRYRYLSDFTRDPQVEALKGRLKAEYGSVDAAVSEILKNFI; from the coding sequence ATGAGCCATACCTTTGAAATGGGACCCATCCGTCCCCCGAGCGAGGCGTACAGTGTCCTTGTCCGCGTGACCAGGAACTGTCCGTGGAACAGGTGTGCCTTTTGCGCCACCTACAAGGATCAGCAGTTTTCCCGGCGCGATACGGCGGACGTGATCCATGACATCGACAGCATTCATGTACTCGCCTCGCGGATTCTCGAATCCTCCCATATACTCGGCTTCAACGGGCTCATCAACGATGAGGTCGTACGCCATGCCAGGTCCGAAGACGCGGAAACGCATGTCTCCTTCTACCAGCAGGTCGCCTTCTGGCTCCATTACGGGATGAAAACCGCGTTCCTCCAGGACGCGAACTCGGTGCTCATAAAGACCACCGAGCTCGTCCGGATACTCCTGCATCTGCGCGAGCGGTTTCAAACAATCGAGCGCATCACGAGCTACGCGCGCGCGAAGACCATCGCGAAAAAATCACCTGACGAGCTCTCGGAGTTGCGCGCAGCGGGCCTCTCGCGCATCCATATAGGAATGGAATCCGGCTGCGACGAGGTGCTCTCCCTGGTAGACAAAGGCGTGACTGCCGTTGAGCAGATCGAGGCCGGCAGAAAGGCCGTTGCGGCCGGGTTCGACGTCTCAGAATACTATATGCCGGGGTTGGGCGGCAGGGAGCGCTGGCGTGAAAATGCGGCTGAATCGGCCCGCGTAATCAATGCGGTGAATCCCACTTTTATCAGGATCCGGAGCACGGTACCGCTCCCCGGAACGCCGCTCTACGATCTCGCGGGACAGGGAGGATGGACCCCCATGGGCGAGGACGACAAGGTCCGGGAAATCCGCGCCTTCGTCGAGTCGCTGCACGATATCACCGGGACCCTCCAGAGCGACCACATGATGAACCTGCTCGAGGATGTGGAAGGGACGTTTCCCGACGGCAAACAACGTATCCTGGAAAAAATCGACGCCTACCTGTCCCTGGGCGAGGACGACCGGGAGAGCTTCATTATCGGCCGGCGGATCGGCCGGTATCGCTATCTCTCCGATTTCACCCGCGATCCCCAGGTTGAAGCGCTTAAGGGCCGGCTCAAGGCAGAGTACGGCTCGGTGGACGCGGCCGTATCCGAGATATTAAAAAATTTTATTTAA
- a CDS encoding FMN-binding protein: MKLYRNTILAAVLCACVCLPACASEETRAIRALRINDVDLSRIPDGVYEGSFSYGSFNYLVRTTVKKHRIANVEILKNRDTVYARKAEGVVGRVLEKQTPNVDAVSGATTTSKALLKAIEYSLAGAGGR, encoded by the coding sequence ATGAAGTTGTATCGGAACACGATTCTTGCCGCCGTTCTTTGCGCGTGCGTATGCCTGCCCGCCTGCGCGAGTGAGGAAACCCGTGCGATCAGGGCGCTCCGAATCAACGATGTCGACCTTTCCCGGATCCCGGACGGGGTTTACGAGGGGAGCTTCAGCTACGGATCGTTCAATTACCTGGTGCGCACCACGGTAAAAAAGCATCGCATCGCCAACGTGGAGATTCTGAAAAACAGGGATACCGTGTACGCGCGCAAGGCTGAAGGCGTCGTGGGCAGGGTGCTTGAAAAACAAACGCCGAACGTGGATGCGGTGAGCGGGGCGACGACTACAAGCAAGGCCCTGTTGAAAGCGATCGAGTATTCACTTGCGGGCGCCGGAGGAAGGTAG
- a CDS encoding cytidylate kinase-like family protein — protein MSSYVKGSTLEKQIQKQLKVWETAKTVTVKAEIPRPFITISREYGCDAGSTAAVIAQELNAYEKTDVWQSYERELIDKIVEDHDISEKVIETIDTIKREEINEFWRNVLTDYPSQVSVYQKLVRTVRGLSIHGRAIFVGRAGVMITRNLKYGLHLRFVAPPSYRIHKIMEKAGIRDRLEAEKLVERKDKERHDFLTQYLKFEATNPASYDLTINVARVSNEEIAQMVVSLLVKKGFIE, from the coding sequence ATGAGCAGCTATGTTAAGGGATCCACGCTGGAAAAACAGATTCAGAAGCAGCTTAAGGTATGGGAAACGGCGAAAACGGTAACGGTCAAGGCCGAGATTCCGCGTCCATTCATCACCATTTCCAGGGAATACGGATGCGATGCGGGCTCCACCGCGGCGGTTATCGCCCAGGAACTCAATGCGTACGAAAAAACCGACGTCTGGCAATCCTACGAACGGGAACTCATAGATAAAATCGTCGAAGACCACGACATCTCGGAAAAAGTCATCGAGACGATCGATACGATAAAACGAGAGGAGATCAACGAATTCTGGCGAAACGTGCTCACGGACTACCCGTCACAGGTGAGCGTCTACCAGAAGCTCGTAAGAACCGTGCGCGGCTTATCCATTCACGGGCGGGCAATATTCGTCGGGCGCGCCGGGGTCATGATCACCCGCAATTTAAAGTACGGTCTTCACCTGCGCTTCGTCGCCCCCCCGAGCTACCGCATCCACAAGATCATGGAGAAAGCGGGAATCCGGGACCGCCTCGAAGCCGAGAAGCTGGTCGAGCGCAAGGACAAGGAGCGGCACGATTTCCTCACCCAGTACCTCAAGTTCGAGGCCACGAATCCCGCATCATACGACCTGACGATCAATGTCGCGCGGGTTTCGAATGAAGAAATCGCGCAGATGGTAGTGTCGCTTCTCGTCAAAAAAGGATTCATCGAGTAG
- a CDS encoding DUF3857 domain-containing protein has product MNYFRACKATAALIILLVMAESGRAGAPPEDTYLFQKSRGNYIQAFDALAAWTVSLDDYATIEINILRASELTGYPELYPAMLEWCDRLLGENARVASAPRLAARVQTLRNFLLLKAGRRDAAIAALDGMGCVREFDIIGPFKNEGVSEFESVLPPEKELIRDAEYQGKLFRVKWFRAATSLAGILDLSERSMETGNCLYYLSRTITVARKGAYRLCFGKSGYADMWIDGTRVFNNRKRHGFNPDQYCLEVGLDAGTHRLLVKLGDSHRAGVSFSLRITDEKGAPADVSEPGEKGAGKAGLPEIRSVLMPSTLSDSQATDARAAFLKGYYYYFTGLHSEEEREAIALFESAAEDSRWGAAARYYQALCEDELDRRDSTALKVLSLDPGFVEALGLRAGFMLDGGFTTEAFRLIDAIRSVNPAAASGVWMRANALTAKGFDTEALREARLLLATAYPSSGRAFLGEFHFARQDYGRALEQYAALYQMDRHSKNLIMRLAACHKELGNFDAAQRVLESGISSFPADATMRYTLAELVRHTGGVTESIPYLASARLVSPFDSRVLFDLGVAYHRGGKSALALYFLEEALSCDPSNYYIKQYIETLKPAAREGSNLLYAGEVQELERLAAPYADEPAVMLLDETMYRVLADGSYERSVRKIYKLQHESILDDFRQQYIVFDPAVDRITDVRCTVINDGAGTDAAEGYTHSLSEPESRLYYDVSARTVNLPSIRKGSVIDFRYRVKSEAGPVYHGAFSERVATGGEYRVMRLNIVVSFPAEKTIYCRLRGIPASALREIRADGRRVYRITSENTAPYRAESYMPPAFDLQPAAFFLSHRDWAEVQQWYASLLRNRAVAGDEMKKKLKEIVLPADGPEEKVRKIYEHVSAEVRYVGFELGIGGLQPRRADLAYATRMGDCKDMALVLAAFLQEAGISAKIALLRTRDKGEADFSIPSLGQFNHAICYADVAGGIFLDATAKMCGYRELPASDRDVNTLVVDAHGYAIVNTGGPAYAKNFDAARTEIELGEDGSARLSREIVKMGDFAPSARYDFAFDPQSRKQDIAGYWNGMFPGAQIGPVEVKSATLDAPVRYAYEVRIPAFAQISSQGAWLKAFFIPTDFYREYALMRTRELPLILPRTWETSTEIRFRLPRGYSPGSVPRSEKWTHPKYGAEFSYTDLGGGVIEARSLVRVTEYRLSRDDYPKFREFALFIARKEAERIMLRRDGSGGDEK; this is encoded by the coding sequence ATGAACTATTTTCGTGCATGCAAGGCAACCGCCGCACTGATTATCCTGCTCGTCATGGCGGAGTCCGGACGCGCGGGCGCCCCCCCCGAAGATACGTACCTTTTCCAGAAATCGCGGGGGAATTACATCCAGGCTTTCGATGCGCTGGCTGCGTGGACCGTTTCGCTGGACGATTATGCGACCATCGAAATCAACATTCTGCGCGCATCGGAGCTCACGGGATACCCGGAGCTCTATCCCGCGATGCTGGAATGGTGCGACAGGCTCCTGGGGGAAAACGCGAGGGTCGCCTCGGCCCCCCGGCTCGCGGCGCGCGTTCAGACGCTCAGGAACTTCCTGCTCCTGAAGGCGGGAAGGAGGGACGCGGCGATCGCCGCCCTCGACGGGATGGGCTGCGTTCGGGAATTCGATATTATCGGACCCTTCAAAAACGAGGGCGTCTCCGAATTCGAGAGCGTTTTGCCCCCGGAAAAAGAATTAATCCGGGACGCCGAGTACCAGGGGAAACTGTTCCGGGTCAAATGGTTCCGCGCCGCGACCTCGCTTGCGGGAATACTCGATCTCTCCGAGCGATCGATGGAGACGGGTAACTGTCTGTATTACCTGTCCCGAACGATAACCGTCGCACGGAAAGGGGCATACCGGCTGTGTTTCGGAAAGTCGGGCTATGCGGACATGTGGATTGACGGAACGCGGGTCTTCAACAATCGGAAAAGGCATGGCTTCAACCCCGACCAGTATTGCCTGGAGGTCGGGCTCGACGCCGGAACGCATCGCCTGCTCGTCAAGCTGGGCGATTCCCACAGGGCGGGCGTGAGTTTTTCCCTTCGCATAACGGACGAAAAAGGCGCACCGGCGGATGTATCGGAGCCCGGTGAGAAGGGGGCCGGGAAGGCCGGGTTGCCGGAGATTCGCTCCGTCCTGATGCCAAGCACCCTGTCCGATAGTCAGGCCACGGATGCCCGCGCGGCATTCCTCAAGGGCTACTATTATTATTTCACGGGGCTTCACAGCGAAGAAGAGAGGGAGGCAATCGCCCTCTTCGAATCGGCGGCGGAGGATTCCCGCTGGGGGGCGGCGGCCCGGTATTACCAGGCCCTCTGTGAAGACGAGCTCGACCGACGCGATTCCACGGCGCTCAAGGTGCTTTCCCTGGACCCCGGATTCGTCGAGGCGCTCGGGCTTCGCGCGGGATTCATGCTCGACGGGGGGTTCACGACGGAGGCATTCAGGCTTATCGACGCCATACGGTCCGTGAATCCCGCCGCGGCCTCGGGCGTGTGGATGCGGGCGAACGCGCTGACCGCGAAGGGATTCGATACCGAGGCCCTCCGCGAAGCAAGGCTGCTGCTTGCCACGGCCTATCCCTCCTCGGGGCGCGCCTTCCTGGGTGAATTCCACTTTGCGCGGCAGGATTACGGGCGCGCGCTGGAGCAGTATGCCGCCCTTTATCAAATGGACAGGCACTCAAAAAATCTCATCATGCGGCTGGCCGCGTGCCACAAGGAGCTGGGGAACTTCGACGCGGCGCAGCGGGTTTTGGAATCCGGGATTTCGTCATTCCCCGCCGACGCGACCATGCGGTATACGCTGGCCGAACTGGTCCGTCATACCGGGGGCGTCACGGAAAGCATTCCGTACCTCGCCTCGGCGCGCCTCGTTTCCCCCTTCGACAGCCGGGTTCTCTTCGACCTTGGGGTCGCCTACCACAGGGGGGGAAAATCGGCGCTCGCGCTCTATTTTCTCGAGGAAGCCCTCTCCTGTGATCCCAGCAATTATTACATAAAGCAATATATCGAGACATTGAAGCCCGCGGCGCGCGAGGGTTCCAATCTGCTCTACGCGGGCGAGGTGCAGGAGCTCGAACGGCTCGCGGCGCCCTACGCGGACGAGCCCGCCGTAATGCTGCTCGATGAAACCATGTACCGCGTGCTCGCGGACGGTTCCTACGAGCGCAGCGTAAGGAAGATTTACAAGCTGCAACACGAGAGCATACTGGACGATTTCAGGCAGCAGTATATCGTCTTCGATCCGGCCGTGGACAGGATAACGGACGTGCGCTGCACGGTGATCAACGACGGGGCCGGCACCGACGCCGCGGAGGGATACACGCATTCGCTCTCGGAGCCCGAGAGCAGGCTCTATTACGACGTGAGCGCCCGGACGGTGAACCTGCCCTCGATACGCAAGGGAAGCGTCATCGACTTCCGGTACCGGGTGAAAAGCGAAGCGGGCCCCGTCTACCACGGGGCGTTCTCCGAGCGGGTCGCGACGGGCGGCGAGTATCGCGTGATGCGTTTGAATATCGTGGTGAGCTTTCCCGCCGAAAAAACCATATACTGCCGCCTCAGGGGAATTCCTGCCTCCGCGCTCCGGGAGATCAGGGCCGACGGGCGACGGGTGTACCGGATCACGAGCGAGAACACGGCGCCCTACCGCGCCGAGTCCTACATGCCCCCGGCGTTCGATCTCCAGCCCGCGGCTTTTTTTCTCTCCCACAGGGACTGGGCGGAGGTGCAGCAATGGTACGCGTCGCTGCTCCGCAATCGCGCCGTGGCCGGCGACGAGATGAAAAAAAAGCTGAAGGAGATCGTCCTTCCCGCGGACGGGCCCGAGGAAAAGGTGCGGAAAATCTACGAGCACGTGAGCGCGGAGGTCCGCTACGTGGGCTTCGAACTGGGCATAGGCGGACTTCAGCCGCGCCGCGCGGACCTGGCATATGCCACCAGGATGGGCGACTGCAAGGACATGGCCCTGGTGCTGGCGGCGTTTTTACAGGAAGCCGGCATCTCGGCGAAAATCGCGCTCCTGAGAACCCGCGACAAAGGGGAGGCCGATTTTTCGATTCCCTCGCTGGGGCAGTTCAACCATGCCATTTGCTATGCGGATGTCGCGGGGGGCATCTTCCTGGACGCCACCGCGAAGATGTGCGGCTACAGGGAGCTTCCCGCATCGGACAGGGACGTAAATACCCTGGTGGTCGACGCGCACGGCTACGCGATCGTAAACACGGGCGGGCCCGCCTACGCGAAAAATTTCGACGCCGCGCGCACCGAAATCGAGCTGGGGGAGGACGGGAGCGCGCGGCTATCCCGAGAGATCGTGAAAATGGGGGACTTCGCCCCGTCGGCGCGCTACGATTTCGCGTTTGACCCGCAGAGCAGGAAGCAGGACATAGCGGGCTACTGGAACGGCATGTTCCCCGGGGCGCAGATAGGGCCCGTGGAGGTGAAGAGCGCAACGCTCGATGCGCCCGTACGCTATGCCTACGAGGTGCGCATTCCCGCGTTCGCGCAAATCTCGTCCCAGGGCGCGTGGTTAAAAGCCTTTTTCATCCCCACGGACTTTTACCGGGAGTATGCGCTCATGAGGACGCGTGAGCTGCCGCTGATTCTCCCCCGCACGTGGGAAACCTCGACCGAGATTCGGTTCCGCCTGCCGCGCGGGTACTCGCCCGGGTCGGTGCCTCGAAGCGAAAAATGGACGCACCCGAAATACGGGGCCGAGTTCAGCTACACGGACCTGGGCGGCGGGGTGATCGAGGCGCGTTCCCTGGTCCGCGTAACAGAGTATCGCCTGTCGAGGGATGATTACCCGAAATTTCGCGAGTTCGCCCTGTTCATCGCCCGCAAGGAAGCGGAGAGGATCATGTTAAGGCGGGACGGGTCGGGAGGCGATGAAAAATGA
- a CDS encoding LysM peptidoglycan-binding domain-containing protein, whose protein sequence is MARTGMFIQAAVVLCAFLLQCAPARTQVRQDRGTDAVRRPAPAVIDDYNPRNERLQFSDSKLAELQGLEDRETTYSVEKQSVREDAVKTPETHPSHDPKPAPQRTTVSRPVSVEIHTIKKGDTLSGIARRYGCSVEEICTLNGISPRDKIYKGLPLKVPVAKPVESAPVAAKARVQKKKDHDAPAPRFNWPIGSVVKVAREDVNGVKPIGIEITGKSGQAVVSAASGTVKKVGDMRGFGTYVIISHGDRYVTVYARLKSVSVREGDTVESGTAIAVPEGGSIHFEIGHGGKPVDPLAYLPKKL, encoded by the coding sequence GTGGCAAGAACAGGGATGTTCATTCAAGCGGCCGTGGTGCTGTGCGCATTTCTATTGCAATGCGCCCCCGCGCGCACGCAGGTAAGGCAGGACCGCGGCACGGATGCCGTGCGCAGGCCTGCGCCCGCCGTGATCGACGATTACAACCCCCGCAACGAACGGCTGCAATTCAGCGATTCCAAACTGGCGGAGTTGCAGGGACTGGAGGACCGGGAGACGACGTATTCGGTCGAAAAGCAGTCAGTTCGCGAGGATGCCGTTAAAACGCCGGAAACTCACCCTTCGCATGACCCGAAACCCGCGCCGCAGCGAACGACCGTTTCCAGGCCCGTTTCCGTAGAAATTCATACGATAAAGAAAGGCGACACGCTTTCCGGGATCGCCCGGCGGTACGGATGCAGCGTGGAAGAAATCTGCACGCTGAATGGAATCTCGCCCCGTGACAAAATATACAAGGGTCTCCCCCTGAAGGTGCCGGTGGCAAAACCGGTCGAAAGCGCGCCCGTCGCCGCAAAGGCGCGCGTCCAGAAAAAGAAGGATCACGATGCACCGGCGCCCAGGTTTAACTGGCCGATCGGATCCGTGGTGAAGGTCGCGCGCGAGGACGTCAACGGGGTCAAGCCCATAGGTATCGAGATAACGGGAAAATCCGGGCAGGCGGTCGTATCAGCCGCCTCGGGGACGGTGAAGAAGGTCGGCGACATGAGGGGTTTCGGTACGTATGTCATCATCTCACATGGGGACCGATACGTGACGGTGTATGCGCGGCTGAAATCCGTGAGCGTCCGGGAAGGGGACACCGTGGAGTCCGGTACGGCGATCGCGGTACCCGAGGGGGGTTCGATACATTTCGAGATAGGCCACGGCGGAAAGCCGGTCGATCCGCTCGCATACCTGCCGAAAAAACTTTGA